From Bos mutus isolate GX-2022 chromosome 5, NWIPB_WYAK_1.1, whole genome shotgun sequence, one genomic window encodes:
- the MAFF gene encoding transcription factor MafF, with protein MSVDPLSSKALKIKRELSENTPHLSDEALMGLSVRELNRHLRGLSAEEVTRLKQRRRTLKNRGYAASCRVKRVCQKEELQKQKSELEREVDKLARENAAMRLELDALRGKCEALQGFARSVAAARGPAALVAPASVITIVKSAPSPGPGPAPGPGPASGPGPAPGPAPAACS; from the exons ATGTCTGTGGATCCCTTATCCAGCAAAGCGCTGAAG ATCAAGCGTGAGCTGAGCGAAAACACGCCGCACCTGTCGGACGAAGCGCTGATGGGGCTGTCTGTGCGCGAGCTGAACCGGCACCTGCGAGGGCTCTCGGCCGAGGAGGTGACGCGGCTCAAGCAGCGGCGCCGCACACTCAAGAACCGCGGCTACGCGGCCAGCTGCCGCGTGAAGCGCGTGTGCCAGAAGGAGGAGCTGCAGAAGCAGAAGTCGGAGCTGGAGCGCGAGGTGGACAAGCTGGCGCGCGAGAACGCCGCCATGCGCTTGGAGCTCGACGCGCTGCGCGGCAAGTGCGAGGCGCTGCAGGGCTTCGCGCGCTCGGTGGCCGCCGCCCGCGGGCCCGCGGCGCTGGTGGCGCCGGCCAGCGTCATCACTATCGTCAAGTCGGCCCCGAGCCCCGGCCCGGGCCCCGCCCCTGGCCCGGGCCCCGCCTCCGGCCCGGGCCCcgcccctggccccgcccctgccGCCTGTTCCTAG